In the Panthera uncia isolate 11264 chromosome D2, Puncia_PCG_1.0, whole genome shotgun sequence genome, one interval contains:
- the CD2H10orf71 gene encoding cardiac-enriched FHL2-interacting protein: MQGNKKCTDGFSDSSSIGSVLDDADREVSSLTDRAFRSLCISEDTSFHDSDLTLSPDITRQVFGSLHQGTVSHTHRKSGIWSQLPSQGTEHSGWAATFQQLPKYVQGEEKYPKSSPPLTPAQRRLEVPVSGLRSSNKPVSKVSSLIKSFDRTESQRCDSRPPTSKPPALKNPLKFAPLPESGVNFCFDSAFLTVRRVPAEVSGAHQSSHQPGKKHAEQESPKNPEMACHSSSSFLPTPENAANAFESKFPSPPHKPSKGESGRGKEWPRKGTFLHSENSAFESWNAHQPRLPERKEAADPVPESKAPKHYENTPLLKEPPASEHKVSPCQARASCSQEESRLAAGALSASGPWGPRDSGPQVFGTEGNSSSQPNLQGKPTQPPWRKPKSGKGKKESLQDASEEKKQATRRGPALYTKHNPQGQFPENEALDMPMDPNEHYSPPFNISKLLTPIIPTKNILEPSDSQPVEITPSPSGQLNGYQEKEPSECQSRDSYKSKAPSLLFNLKDVRKRVKSTYSPSPLSKGLEEKTRGKQEPVSNGIILPNGLEESPPNELSKERAADAPSVSHISTQMDPKADPGTASVDNYLTLNSPPAITQAPFSVNGEGADRNSYEKDDGEPEMGTTRSGKCPESREQCPRKHLSLRLCSREPEAGKAAEKPKTPSLEKGFLRSVSQETEPEREAGLQNPNFNQKFSPGPLSPEEEDVFYSDSQSDFMPCFKGKAKFSTSSSDQSFASFEDQQKTWFTESQQEDRRNDVSAGDSQKDEKEKAIGKDETQHGALSNGQVCVQEHSQGASSQEGESSSGCRPRKASREEANFRGTWIAGSKDTTRDPTPSPSSTMNKHKLFAIKDNTLRATPVIKPIMLPLLRAMSSEDPLGSGHKEEDLPKPGWGEEAGLCGPESQEVANTPTAANTQGTHLKHMAWESTEDHGQVPAPTGNIASPPLVAEAEGLKPPPEAARRVVANDGKNSCTVQGKLDAPRCIPTIALPEGDLEDQPPPQQPGTCWEEHTQDFKSHLLSTPRAGPPGRRLVPGEMATSPNASSPDESSACSPAASSVWDDASQAPSEPGLLPGEPPHTSPWASPHSARVARREDLTHALTWEAGSDPQLEPPAEDLRTLSPRGLVLDEAAGSAGLPEKPELPAPLERAASKPPAVPPKTEKALRRAKKLASKRRKTDQLQEKHGEPLEEKPCLEDLERGPPAPGERPRPRCPGVRSLPPPIHRHSVSAFSEPIRRQPGGSQSLTPLPPYPATQKVLQDPQSGEYFVFDLPLQVRIKTFYDPETGKYVKVSIPTSEGGSPEPPPPDTPDAPYMLYPHFRPLPVTALMPLRCSSQLSAPTFLNQGPHTTEAAGPGPRRAREAGLQLQLGPRPRGDPTWHSAGQRPDAPSPSLGEEGGDAPRLGIISTNDLEDFATEGIS, encoded by the coding sequence ATGCAGGGGAATAAGAAGTGCACGGACGGGTTCAGCGACTCCTCGAGCATCGGCAGTGTGCTGGACGATGCAGACAGGGAGGTGAGCAGCCTCACAGACCGGGCGTTCCGAAGCTTGTGCATCTCAGAGGACACATCCTTCCATGACTCCGACCTGACCCTGTCCCCGGATATCACCCGCCAGGTGTTTGGGAGTCTTCACCAGGGAACGGTGAGCCACACCCACAGGAAAAGCGGTATTTGGAGCCAGTTACCGTCACAAGGCACCGAGCATTCGGGCTGGGCAGCCACGTTCCAGCAGCTACCCAAGTACGTTCAAGGGGAGGAGAAGTATCCCAAAAGCAGCCCCCCACTGACGCCAGCCCAGAGGAGACTGGAGGTGCCAGTTTCCGGCCTGAGGAGCAGCAACAAGCCTGTTTCTAAAGTGTCGTCGCTAATTAAGTCTTTTGACAGGACTGAGAGCCAACGCTGTGACAGCAGGCCCCCAACCAGTAAGCCCCCGGCTCTCAAGAACCCCCTCAAATTTGCTCCTCTTCCAGAAAGTGGCGTCAACTTCTGCTTCGATTCTGCCTTTCTGACTGTCAGGAGGGTGCCCGCTGAAGTCTCTGGAGCCCATCAGAGTAGCCACCAGCCTGGCAAGAAGCACGCAGAGCAGGAGTCCCCCAAGAACCCCGAGATGGCCTGTCACAGCTCCAGCAGCTTCCTCCCAACACCTGAAAACGCGGCCAATGCGTTCGAGTCAAagttcccctctcctccccacaagCCATCCAAGGGCGAGTCTGGAAGAGGTAAGGAGTGGCCTCGCAAAGGGACCTTTCTTCATAGTGAAAACAGTGCTTTTGAGTCGTGGAATGCCCACCAACCGCGGCTGCCCGAGAGAAAGGAGGCTGCTGACCCTGTCCCAGAAAGCAAAGCCCCCAAGCATTACGAGAACACGCCCTTGTTAAAAGAGCCCCCGGCCTCTGAGCACAAAGTCTCCCCCTGCCAGGCCCGGGCCAGCTGCAGTCAGGAGGAGAGCAGGCTGGCAGCAGGGGCTCTCTCTGCATCGGGACCCTGGGGACCTCGGGATTCGGGGCCCCAGGTATTCGGTACAGAGGGAAATTCTAGCTCCCAGCCCAACCTTCAGGGGAAGCCCACCCAGCCACCATGGAGGAAACCAAAGTCcggcaaaggaaagaaggaaagtctACAAGATGCATCGGAAGAGAAGAAGCAGGCCACCAGAAGAGGCCCAGCCTTGTACACAAAGCACAATCCCCAGGGACAGTTTCCAGAAAACGAGGCTCTTGACATGCCCATGGACCCCAACGAGCATTACAGCCCTCCTTTCAACATCAGTAAGCTTCTGACCCCCATCATACCCACCAAGAATATCCTGGAGCCATCTGACAGCCAGCCGGTGGAGATAACACCATCACCCTCAGGACAGCTAAACGGGTACCAAGAGAAGGAACCCAGTGAATGTCAGTCTCGGGACAGCTACAAATCCAAAGCCCCTAGCCTGCTGTTCAACCTGAAGGATGTACGGAAGCGTGTCAAGAGCACATATAGTCCCTCACCTCTCTCGAAAGGCCTCGAGGAGAAAACCAGGGGCAAGCAAGAACCCGTGAGCAATGGGATCATCCTTCCCAATGGGCTTGAGGAGAGCCCTCCAAATGAGCTTTCTAAGGAAAGGGCAGCTGATGCCCCTTCTGTGTCACACATCAGTACCCAGATGGACCCTAAAGCTGACCCTGGTACAGCCTCTGTGGACAACTATCTAACTCTTAACTCACCTCCAGCCATCACCCAAGCCCCCTTCTCCGTCAATGGGGAGGGAGCTGACAGGAACAGCTATGAGAAGGATGACGGAGAACCGGAAATGGGCACCACCAGGTCTGGGAAGTGTCCAGAGTCGAGGGAACAGTGCCCCAGGAAGCACCTGTCTCTGCGGCTTTGCAGtagagagcctgaggcagggaagGCTGCAGAGAAACCAAAGACTCCCAGCCTAGAAAAGGGGTTCTTGAGATCTGTGTCTCAAGAGACAGAACCCGAGAGAGAGGCAGGACTTCAGAATCCAAACTTCAACCAGAAATTCTCCCCAGGGCCTCTCTCTCCCGAGGAAGAAGATGTGTTTTACAGTGACAGCCAATCAGATTTCATGCCATGCTTCAAAGGTAAGGCCAAATTCAGCACCAGCTCTTCAGACCAGTCCTTTGCCTCCTTTGAGGACCAGCAGAAGACGTGGTTCACGGAGAGCCAGCAGGAAGACAGGAGGAATGACGTAAGTGCAGGTGACAGTCAGAAGGACGAGAAGGAGAAAGCAATAGGGAAAGACGAGACACAGCACGGTGCCTTAAGTAACGGGCAGGTGTGCGTGCAGGAGCACAGCCAGGGGGCATCGTCGCAAGAAGGGGAAAGCTCGTCTGGATGTAGACCCAGGAAGGCATCGAGAGAGGAAGCCAACTTCAGAGGCACTTGGATCGCGGGAAGTAAGGATACAACCAGAGACCCTACCCCCTCGCCATCTTCCACTATGAACAAGCACAAACTGTTTGCAATTAAAGACAACACCCTCAGGGCCACCCCCGTGATAAAACCCATCATGTTGCCCCTCCTGAGGGCCATGTCATCAGAGGACCCTCTGGGCAGCGGCCACAAAGAGGAAGACCTGCCAAAGCCAGGCTGGGGAGAAGAGGCTGGTCTTTGTGGCCCTGAGAGCCAGGAAGTGGCCAACACGCCTACAGCCGCTAACACGCAGGGCACACACTTGAAGCACATGGCCTGGGAGAGCACAGAGGACCACGGGCAGGTGCCAGCCCCAACGGGGAACATCGCATCTCCTCCACTCGTGGCAGAGGCTGAAGGGCTGAAGCCACCCCCAGAGGCTGCACGTCGAGTTGTGGCAAACGATGGCAAGAACAGCTGCACAGTCCAGGGGAAGCTAGATGCTCCAAGGTGCATCCCCACCATCGCTTTGCCTGAGGGCGACCTGGAAGACCAGCCACCCCCACAGCAGCCGGGAACCTGCTGGGAAGAGCACACACAAGATTTCAAAAGTCACTTATTGTCTACACCCCGAGCAGGGCCCCCGGGGAGAAGACTGGTCCCCGGTGAGATGGCAACTTCCCCCAATGCCAGCTCCCCGGATGAGAGCAGTGCGTGCTCCCCTGCCGCCAGCAGCGTCTGGGACGATGCCTCCCAGGCCCCCAGCGAGCCGGGCCTGCTGCCGGGGGAGCCTCCCCACACCAGTCCCTGGGCCAGCCCCCACTCTGCCAGGGTGGCCCGCAGGGAGGACCTGACCCACGCCCTCACGTGGGAGGCTGGCTCGGACCCCCAACTTGAGCCACCTGCAGAAGACCTCAGGACACTTTCTCCAAGAGGCTTGGTGCTGGACGAGGCCGCCGGCTCAGCAGGCCTCCCTGAGAAACCAGAACTTCCTGCCCCACTGGAGAGGGCGGCCAGCAAGCCTCCTGCAGTCCCACCCAAAACAGAGAAGGCCCTGCGGCGGGCAAAAAAGCTGGCCAGCAAGAGGAGGAAGACCGACCAACTGCAAGAAAAGCATGGCGAACCCCTGGAAGAAAAGCCGTGCCTGGAGGACCTTGAACGAGGGCCACCAGCCCCCGGAGAGAGGCCccgacccaggtgccccggggtccgctccctgccccctcccatccACCGCCACTCAGTGTCTGCCTTCTCAGAGCCCATCAGGAGGCAGCCTGGGGGATCCCAGTCCCTTACTCCCCTGCCCCCTTACCCTGCCACCCAGAAGGTTCTCCAAGACCCCCAATCTGGAGAGTACTTTGTCTTCGATCTGCCACTCCAGGTGAGAATCAAGACCTTCTATGACCCCGAGACGGGCAAATACGTCAAGGTCTCCATCCCAACCTCAGAGGGGGGCTCCCCGGAGCCACCCCCGCCAGACACTCCAGATGCTCCCTACATGCTGTACCCCCACTTTCGGCCCCTGCCCGTGACGGCCTTGATGCCTCTGCGCTGCTCCTCTCAGCTGTCTGCCCCCACCTTCCTAAATCAGGGCCCTCACACCACCGAGGCAGCTGGGCCCGGGCCCCGGAGGGCCCGAGAGGCCGGCCTGCAGCTTCAGCTGGGCCCTAGGCCTCGAGGCGACCCCACCTGGCACTCTGCAGGCCAGCGCCCTGATGCTCCTTCCCCaagcctgggggaggaggggggagatgCCCCACGCCTGGGCATCATCTCCACCAACGACCTAGAGGACTTCGCCACAGAAGGCATTTCTTGA